The sequence TCAACTCGCTGATCTTCCTGCCGATGGCGATGCCCGAGGTCGTCATGGCCGCCTCGCTGCTCACCCTGTTCCTCAACATGGGCGCCCAGCTCGGCTTCATGACGATCCTGATCGCGCACATCATGTTCTGCCTCAGCTTCGTCGTCACCGCGGTCAAGGCACGCGTGATGTCGATGGACCCGCGCCTGGAGGAGGCCGCCCGGGACCTTTACGCCGGCCCCGTGCAGACCTTCCTGCGAGTCACCCTGCCGATCGCCGCACCCGGAATCGCGGCGGGCGCGCTGCTGTCGTTCGCGCTCTCCTTCGACGATTTCATCATCACCAATTTCAACGCGGGCTCGACCGTCACCTTCCCCATGTTCGTGTGGGGTTCGGCGCAGCGCGGAACGCCCGTTCAGATCAATGTGATCGG is a genomic window of Streptomyces griseochromogenes containing:
- a CDS encoding ABC transporter permease, translated to MPLVTWFKRHLVVIAGLLTLAYLLLPNVIVTVFSFNKPKGRFNYQWQQFSTDAWKDPCGVADMCGSLSISLQIAVWATVGATVLGTMIAFALVRYRFRARGAINSLIFLPMAMPEVVMAASLLTLFLNMGAQLGFMTILIAHIMFCLSFVVTAVKARVMSMDPRLEEAARDLYAGPVQTFLRVTLPIAAPGIAAGALLSFALSFDDFIITNFNAGSTVTFPMFVWGSAQRGTPVQINVIGTAMFLVAVLFVLVSMFITNRRNSQKA